In Bythopirellula goksoeyrii, a single window of DNA contains:
- a CDS encoding efflux RND transporter permease subunit — protein sequence MNPGVLSVKHNRVVFVAMALLIVGGASAYMSLGRLEDPEFTIKQALIITPYPGASAEEVALEVTNHIETACQQLGQLDRVESESVRGRSIVKAFIRDRYDKHRMPQVWDELRRKINDVQPQLPPSVRGRTMVVDDFGDVYGVFLAITGEGFTYPELRRYAEFLRRELKLVDNVQKVDLFAEQQEQVFLEISRQRLARFGINEDHIYQLLQAKNVAADGGRIQVGDEHLPVDPAGGFRVPEEMLDIAIGSDKSGRQLTLGDVATLERGYSDPPRRILRFDGKPAIGIGISTVPGGNVVYMGEGVREAFARLKPYQPIGIEIGEINFQPEAVTEATNDFVFNLFKAVSIVVLVLLVTMGRKTGLIIGMVLFLTIMATFLVMSMKGDLLMERISLGALIIALCMLTDNAIIVIEGIKVRIEAGEDKLQVVRDVVAQNQWPLFGATAIGVLAFAAIGLSEDSTGEYTNSLFWVILIALSWSWVTSVTATPLLGALFFKPIQTAGDGSAPADPYGGPVFRAYRWLLVMALRYRWLVMAASVALFVASLFGFTKVKQSFFPPATRPQFMVDVFLPTSTHIRETEAFAEDIENFIQEQSHVTHIASFVGGGGLRFLLVYSPELENRAFVQFLVEVDDPDAIDDLVDVVQTQLDEKYPDANAVANKFLLGPGDGGRIQARIRGPDPDILQQLASEVIQVFETDGGAKGVRHDWREREKVIRPTLFESQARRNGLTRIDVAQALETSLEGRVVGFYRDPGHGGTGTGDFPQETRLLPIIARPPLGERNDVASIASMQIWSPVAGRMIPLSQVVSGVDVSWESPVIMRRDRFPTITVHADPRSGLPSQLFGRVRSAIEAITLPPGYSLDWGGEYEDSRDARKALAAPLPYFLALMFFIVVCLFNSMRVTALIWLIMPMAIIGVTAGLLLTGQPFGFMALLGTLALCGELIKSQIVVLSKIFTEIEEGKSPYEAILYGGTSKMRPVCMVVVTTVLGMIPLLQDAFFGSMAVCIMFGLSFAAVLSLLVTPVLYAIMFNIHEDSTRDSIDPVSVKA from the coding sequence ATGAATCCTGGCGTACTTTCCGTCAAACATAATCGCGTGGTTTTCGTCGCGATGGCGCTGTTGATCGTGGGAGGCGCTTCAGCCTACATGTCATTGGGGCGGCTGGAAGACCCTGAATTCACCATCAAGCAGGCGCTCATCATTACGCCTTATCCAGGTGCCAGTGCGGAAGAAGTTGCTCTCGAGGTCACCAACCACATCGAAACTGCCTGCCAGCAGCTTGGCCAGCTCGATCGGGTGGAGTCGGAGTCGGTGCGCGGCCGTTCCATTGTGAAAGCCTTCATCCGAGACCGGTACGACAAACATCGGATGCCGCAGGTGTGGGACGAGTTGCGTCGCAAAATAAACGACGTCCAACCACAGCTTCCTCCCTCGGTCCGCGGACGGACGATGGTAGTCGACGACTTTGGTGATGTGTATGGCGTGTTTCTTGCAATCACCGGCGAAGGATTCACCTACCCTGAGCTCCGCCGGTATGCCGAGTTTCTGCGCCGTGAGTTGAAGCTCGTTGATAACGTGCAAAAGGTCGATCTGTTTGCAGAACAGCAGGAGCAAGTGTTTCTGGAAATCTCCCGACAGCGGCTCGCTCGATTCGGTATCAATGAAGACCATATTTATCAGCTCCTGCAAGCCAAGAACGTGGCTGCAGACGGAGGTCGAATCCAGGTCGGCGACGAGCATCTGCCAGTCGATCCCGCAGGGGGCTTTCGCGTTCCTGAGGAGATGCTCGACATCGCCATCGGTTCGGACAAATCCGGCAGGCAGCTCACGCTCGGCGACGTAGCTACACTTGAGAGAGGCTACAGCGATCCTCCTCGGCGAATTCTTCGCTTCGATGGCAAGCCAGCCATTGGAATCGGCATTTCGACAGTGCCTGGCGGTAACGTCGTCTATATGGGCGAGGGTGTACGCGAGGCATTTGCGCGACTCAAGCCGTATCAGCCCATAGGTATCGAGATCGGCGAGATCAACTTTCAGCCTGAAGCCGTCACCGAAGCTACTAACGACTTTGTATTCAATCTATTTAAGGCGGTAAGCATCGTTGTTTTGGTGCTCCTGGTGACTATGGGTCGCAAGACAGGCCTGATTATCGGTATGGTGCTGTTCCTCACGATCATGGCAACCTTTTTGGTCATGTCCATGAAAGGCGACTTGCTGATGGAACGTATTTCCCTCGGCGCGCTGATCATCGCCCTCTGCATGTTGACCGACAATGCCATCATCGTCATCGAAGGGATCAAGGTTCGCATCGAAGCGGGTGAAGACAAGCTACAGGTCGTCCGCGATGTCGTCGCACAAAACCAATGGCCATTGTTTGGTGCAACGGCCATTGGCGTCCTCGCGTTCGCCGCGATTGGTCTCTCGGAAGATAGTACCGGTGAATACACCAATTCACTTTTTTGGGTGATCCTCATTGCGCTCAGTTGGAGTTGGGTGACTTCCGTCACAGCGACCCCCTTACTCGGAGCGTTGTTTTTCAAGCCAATCCAAACAGCCGGCGACGGCAGCGCCCCGGCCGATCCCTATGGCGGCCCAGTCTTTCGTGCCTATCGCTGGCTGCTTGTCATGGCGCTCCGCTATCGATGGCTCGTGATGGCGGCATCGGTCGCACTCTTTGTGGCGTCTCTCTTCGGTTTTACTAAGGTTAAACAAAGCTTTTTTCCCCCAGCGACTCGGCCCCAATTTATGGTGGATGTCTTTCTCCCCACCAGCACACATATTCGTGAGACAGAGGCGTTTGCTGAAGACATCGAAAACTTCATCCAGGAACAGTCTCACGTTACGCACATCGCATCCTTCGTCGGTGGCGGGGGACTACGCTTCCTTCTGGTCTATTCACCTGAATTGGAAAACCGCGCCTTTGTGCAGTTCCTTGTCGAAGTGGACGATCCCGACGCAATCGATGATTTAGTGGATGTCGTTCAAACTCAATTGGACGAAAAGTATCCCGATGCCAACGCCGTTGCCAATAAATTCCTGCTCGGACCAGGCGATGGTGGTCGTATCCAGGCTCGAATTCGCGGACCGGATCCCGACATCCTCCAGCAACTAGCCAGCGAAGTCATTCAGGTCTTTGAGACAGACGGCGGTGCGAAAGGAGTCCGTCATGACTGGCGCGAACGCGAGAAAGTGATCCGTCCGACTCTGTTCGAATCACAGGCCCGACGCAATGGTCTCACCCGTATCGATGTGGCTCAGGCACTGGAAACGAGCCTTGAAGGCCGCGTGGTTGGTTTTTATCGTGATCCGGGGCACGGCGGCACCGGTACCGGCGACTTTCCGCAGGAAACTCGCTTGCTGCCGATCATTGCTCGACCTCCCTTGGGCGAACGCAACGACGTGGCCTCGATCGCCAGCATGCAGATCTGGAGCCCTGTAGCGGGGCGGATGATCCCGCTTAGTCAAGTTGTTTCCGGCGTGGATGTCTCTTGGGAATCTCCCGTGATCATGCGCCGTGATCGTTTTCCCACCATCACGGTCCATGCAGATCCACGATCCGGATTGCCTAGCCAACTCTTTGGCCGAGTCCGCTCGGCCATTGAAGCGATCACCCTGCCCCCAGGTTATTCGCTGGATTGGGGCGGCGAATACGAAGACTCCCGCGATGCACGTAAAGCGTTGGCAGCACCACTGCCCTATTTTCTCGCGTTGATGTTTTTTATCGTCGTGTGTCTGTTTAACTCCATGCGTGTTACAGCACTTATCTGGCTGATCATGCCAATGGCGATCATTGGTGTGACGGCTGGACTGCTGCTCACCGGGCAGCCCTTTGGATTCATGGCCTTGCTGGGAACGCTGGCGCTTTGTGGCGAACTGATCAAGAGTCAGATCGTGGTACTCAGCAAAATTTTCACCGAGATTGAAGAGGGCAAGTCACCTTACGAGGCGATCCTGTACGGGGGCACCAGCAAAATGCGGCCAGTTTGCATGGTCGTTGTTACAACGGTTCTCGGCATGATCCCGCTGCTGCAGGACGCCTTTTTCGGCTCCATGGCAGTTTGCATCATGTTCGGCCTCTCGTTCGCTGCCGTGTTATCACTGCTTGTGACTCCGGTGCTCTATGCGATCATGTTCAACATTCATGAAGATTCTACTCGAGATAGCATAGATCCAGTGTCTGTGAAGGCATAA
- a CDS encoding efflux RND transporter periplasmic adaptor subunit — protein sequence MVVTAGDGERLRSFPGTVEASRRVELAFRVPGLLAELPVKEGQKVAKGDLIAQLRQGEFEARLKSLQGELGQARANLAALLGGERPEEMRRREAQVRATEARVANTRMILARNQQLITQRAVSQQELEKSELDYQVAQEENTAAVELLQKGSRGRNEDIEASEAQVRGLEGRVVEAQIQLDDSTLLAPYDGVIAQRFVDEGQNITPNTPVVQFQDLNEIDIVVDVPEAVMVGEIQLADIVDMSAEISSAPGVDFPVRIREVSQVADPVTQTFKIRAAMQSPENLRVLPGMTANVNVRYHRSRALAVNHIWIPIEAVGVTPAGEQVAWVFGEEDTVSRRPIKLGATAAGRIEIVEGLEPGDRIVVAGVRFLREGMKVRDLGDALGRATP from the coding sequence ATGGTCGTGACTGCCGGAGACGGAGAACGATTGCGCTCCTTTCCAGGGACGGTCGAGGCCTCGCGACGTGTGGAGCTTGCCTTCCGGGTACCGGGATTGCTCGCCGAACTGCCGGTGAAGGAAGGGCAAAAGGTTGCCAAAGGGGACTTAATCGCTCAACTTCGGCAGGGGGAATTTGAGGCTCGACTCAAGTCGCTCCAAGGAGAATTGGGACAGGCTCGTGCAAACCTTGCTGCTTTGCTAGGGGGCGAACGTCCTGAGGAAATGCGTCGCCGAGAGGCCCAAGTTAGGGCGACCGAGGCCAGAGTGGCTAATACGCGAATGATATTGGCTCGCAACCAGCAATTAATCACCCAGAGGGCTGTCTCGCAGCAGGAATTAGAGAAGTCGGAATTAGACTATCAAGTCGCCCAGGAGGAGAACACTGCAGCAGTCGAGTTATTGCAAAAAGGATCTCGCGGTCGAAACGAGGATATCGAGGCATCCGAGGCTCAGGTGCGGGGATTAGAAGGTCGAGTGGTGGAAGCACAAATACAACTCGACGACTCCACCCTGCTGGCTCCTTACGACGGAGTCATTGCCCAGCGGTTTGTCGATGAGGGCCAAAACATCACTCCGAACACCCCTGTTGTGCAATTTCAAGATCTTAACGAGATCGACATTGTTGTGGATGTCCCCGAGGCAGTCATGGTGGGCGAGATACAGTTGGCCGACATCGTGGATATGTCTGCGGAGATAAGCTCTGCTCCGGGAGTTGATTTCCCTGTGCGAATCCGGGAGGTTAGCCAGGTAGCAGATCCTGTGACGCAGACTTTCAAAATTCGTGCAGCAATGCAGTCTCCTGAAAATTTGCGTGTACTTCCTGGCATGACCGCCAACGTCAACGTCCGCTACCACCGGTCCCGCGCTCTAGCAGTGAACCATATTTGGATACCCATTGAAGCCGTTGGCGTGACACCCGCCGGGGAGCAAGTAGCATGGGTCTTTGGTGAAGAGGATACGGTTTCCAGACGCCCGATCAAGCTGGGAGCAACGGCAGCTGGTCGAATCGAGATCGTCGAGGGGCTTGAGCCGGGGGACCGCATTGTCGTCGCGGGTGTGCGATTTCTCCGTGAAGGGATGAAAGTCCGAGATCTCGGGGATGCGTTGGGAAGGGCTACGCCATGA
- a CDS encoding carbonic anhydrase family protein: protein MMVGKHLCVFITGSFSVLLMTGDVQGQDHSKIESAPKPLVVRVLTREEQEKLTPDDVIELLKNGNKRFTAGTLTSRDHSKMIREAALNQFPKAVILSCLDSRIPVEDVFDRGIGDIFVARVAGNFANTDILGSMEFACKVSGSKLVFVLGHEHCGAIKGAIDGVELGNITPMLANISPAVDHFAAYEGDKSSENEELVDMVAEKNVRMTVENIRRHSPILKEMEANGEIKIVGGMYDMNSGEVHFFDK, encoded by the coding sequence ATGATGGTGGGGAAGCATTTGTGCGTGTTTATAACTGGTAGTTTCTCGGTATTGCTTATGACTGGAGACGTCCAAGGACAAGACCATTCGAAAATCGAGTCAGCCCCGAAGCCACTTGTAGTACGGGTTTTGACCAGAGAAGAGCAGGAGAAACTAACCCCTGATGATGTGATCGAGTTGTTAAAGAATGGAAACAAGCGATTCACCGCAGGTACGCTGACTAGCCGTGATCATTCCAAGATGATCCGTGAGGCAGCGCTAAATCAGTTTCCCAAAGCAGTCATCTTGTCTTGTCTGGATTCACGCATTCCCGTGGAGGATGTTTTTGACAGGGGGATTGGCGATATCTTTGTGGCCCGTGTGGCAGGCAACTTTGCCAACACCGACATCTTGGGAAGCATGGAATTTGCATGCAAGGTATCGGGTTCAAAACTTGTCTTTGTGCTCGGCCACGAGCATTGCGGCGCTATAAAGGGTGCTATCGACGGCGTCGAATTGGGCAACATTACCCCGATGCTCGCGAACATTTCACCCGCTGTAGATCATTTTGCCGCTTACGAGGGAGATAAGTCGAGCGAGAATGAGGAATTGGTAGACATGGTGGCGGAGAAGAATGTCCGAATGACCGTCGAAAACATTCGAAGACACAGTCCGATTCTTAAAGAGATGGAAGCCAACGGCGAGATCAAGATCGTGGGGGGCATGTATGACATGAATTCGGGGGAAGTCCACTTTTTTGACAAGTGA
- a CDS encoding YihY/virulence factor BrkB family protein, with protein sequence MNKSPSFRSLVAQLYRVYTLERPTHFAASLAYYSLFSLVPIIYVAITVAGLFVDNDSASKQLMENIDSVFGADVAEMVVTTLEEVSEGNDRSSVMQRTVSFIAMLVGASLVFFHLQHALTSIWKMPHPTSRGTKQIVLNRLLAFVIVLFIGLLLVLVTFTNFVVSFIHSKFDIEAVGPLIGLGTTLFIGTVSMALMFKFLTNAVVGWKDVLVGGLTTTLLLVGGANLLGRYVAQGNFGSAFEAAGTVAVLLIAVYFLAQCLVFGTVFTRVYANMFGSGVRPRVKAEQHNIPKERA encoded by the coding sequence ATGAATAAATCACCTTCCTTTCGGTCACTCGTCGCACAGCTTTACCGAGTTTACACATTGGAGCGTCCGACGCATTTCGCAGCCTCTCTTGCCTATTACTCTCTGTTTTCTTTGGTTCCAATCATCTATGTCGCCATTACTGTGGCCGGATTGTTTGTCGACAATGATTCGGCCTCGAAGCAATTGATGGAGAATATCGACTCCGTGTTTGGAGCAGATGTCGCAGAGATGGTAGTGACGACACTCGAAGAGGTATCAGAAGGGAATGACCGTAGCTCCGTAATGCAGCGTACGGTCAGTTTTATTGCGATGCTTGTCGGTGCATCGCTGGTGTTTTTTCATCTCCAACACGCATTGACATCGATTTGGAAAATGCCACATCCCACGAGCCGCGGGACAAAACAAATTGTGTTGAACCGACTCCTGGCATTCGTGATCGTGCTATTCATCGGTCTGCTGCTAGTCCTAGTGACTTTCACCAACTTCGTAGTCTCCTTTATTCATTCGAAATTTGATATCGAAGCGGTAGGACCCCTTATTGGTTTGGGGACAACCTTGTTCATCGGAACGGTATCAATGGCCTTAATGTTTAAGTTTCTGACGAATGCCGTTGTCGGCTGGAAAGATGTTTTAGTGGGAGGATTGACAACCACCTTACTGCTGGTGGGAGGTGCTAATCTGTTGGGTCGGTACGTGGCACAGGGTAATTTTGGCTCGGCCTTTGAGGCAGCTGGCACCGTCGCTGTTTTGTTAATTGCCGTCTATTTTTTGGCCCAATGCTTGGTGTTTGGGACAGTATTTACGCGGGTCTATGCTAATATGTTCGGCAGTGGAGTACGTCCGCGAGTAAAAGCAGAGCAACATAATATTCCTAAGGAGAGAGCATGA
- a CDS encoding DUF3611 family protein, protein MFKKIALFSSKPQKIAKVFSRLGWIGFWLQLVLAALPILLMIYVLFFCESAAYQRGTMGISEYLGLVGLAILFFTIFWSYRYTRLAKRIADPDRRPPKSSVEGTLWIGLWASCLGILFSMLLMVFETGRLLFIFLRAPQGGVPVMRTETTNPSNWVSAIDMVGLLADLSVLAAELVVLAFTLWLLFRMTQATEYDQSVD, encoded by the coding sequence ATGTTCAAAAAAATCGCCCTATTTTCCTCGAAGCCACAAAAAATCGCCAAGGTGTTTTCACGTCTCGGTTGGATTGGCTTCTGGTTGCAACTCGTGTTGGCAGCCTTACCGATACTCTTGATGATCTACGTCTTGTTCTTCTGTGAGTCTGCTGCCTATCAACGTGGCACTATGGGGATCAGCGAATACCTGGGATTGGTTGGCTTAGCGATTCTATTTTTCACGATCTTCTGGTCTTATCGCTACACACGGTTAGCGAAGCGGATTGCCGACCCCGATAGGCGACCTCCCAAGTCTTCGGTGGAAGGAACGTTGTGGATCGGCTTGTGGGCAAGTTGCCTGGGAATCCTGTTTTCGATGTTGCTGATGGTCTTCGAGACGGGACGTCTGTTGTTCATCTTTCTGCGAGCACCCCAGGGGGGCGTTCCGGTGATGCGCACGGAGACTACAAATCCGTCGAATTGGGTATCTGCGATCGATATGGTGGGACTGCTGGCCGATCTCTCGGTGCTGGCTGCTGAACTGGTAGTGTTGGCCTTTACGCTGTGGCTTCTGTTTCGGATGACCCAGGCAACGGAGTACGACCAGAGTGTGGATTGA
- a CDS encoding DUF502 domain-containing protein → MKATQKELTLTQRLCQSFLTGLLGFLPLVLTLAVLAWLVVFLHDLVGPKSEFGKILSSAGFNFVACETVAYLVGLIGTFALVYGFGLLIESGKARSYQGLFENAMNRVPLVGSVYDASKQLTSMFDRNNEDVKGMQPVFCSFGGEGGTVLLALLPSPKTVRIGDRDYHIVIVPTAPVPFGGALICVPIDCVEPAGCSLEGMVNVFMTMGVSAPSCLGAGTQEKPPIDDAVPKQDSH, encoded by the coding sequence ATGAAAGCCACGCAGAAGGAGCTGACGCTCACCCAGCGTCTGTGCCAATCTTTTCTTACAGGTCTATTAGGTTTTCTTCCCCTCGTCCTGACATTGGCTGTTCTAGCATGGCTGGTGGTGTTTCTGCACGATCTCGTAGGCCCTAAGAGCGAGTTTGGCAAAATTTTGTCTTCGGCCGGGTTCAATTTCGTCGCTTGCGAGACGGTCGCTTACCTTGTGGGACTAATTGGTACATTCGCCTTGGTCTACGGCTTTGGCCTGCTCATTGAAAGCGGAAAGGCTCGAAGTTACCAGGGATTGTTTGAAAATGCCATGAACCGCGTCCCCCTCGTGGGGTCCGTCTACGATGCCTCAAAACAACTTACGAGCATGTTCGATCGCAATAATGAAGACGTCAAAGGCATGCAGCCGGTGTTTTGTAGCTTTGGCGGCGAAGGCGGAACAGTACTGCTTGCCTTGTTGCCCAGCCCCAAGACCGTTCGCATTGGCGATCGGGACTACCACATCGTTATTGTTCCCACTGCGCCGGTCCCTTTTGGCGGAGCGTTGATCTGCGTGCCGATTGATTGCGTCGAACCGGCTGGTTGCAGTTTAGAGGGAATGGTGAATGTCTTCATGACGATGGGAGTTAGCGCACCCAGTTGCTTGGGAGCTGGTACACAAGAGAAGCCACCGATTGACGACGCAGTGCCAAAACAGGATAGTCACTGA
- a CDS encoding AEC family transporter: protein MSPVVTYVLPIFFLILLGWGLKSSHFLEDNGWKALERITYFVLFPALLISTLAESELTYFAIGPVAVSIAGAILFISVLLLLLRRHLPIDGPAFTSVYQGCVRMNTFIGLSIAESLFGEKGLSAAALAIAIIVPLVNVSCVMMLAWFGSSTTSRKKSILIISCLRNPLIIASAIGLALNITGLGMPSVLGTMTRILASAALPVGLLAVGAALNFEALRLARGIAMASSVVKLVVLPLTTYFLLRLFDVTGLEASIAVLFNALPTATSAYILAGQYGGDAQLMARLITFQTLISMISLPIVLTYLDFS from the coding sequence ATGAGTCCAGTCGTTACTTACGTCCTCCCGATTTTCTTTCTAATACTCTTGGGCTGGGGACTGAAGTCGAGCCATTTCTTAGAGGACAATGGTTGGAAAGCACTTGAGAGAATTACCTATTTCGTACTCTTCCCTGCTCTGCTCATTTCTACGCTAGCCGAGTCAGAATTGACCTATTTCGCAATTGGGCCTGTTGCTGTCTCAATTGCGGGTGCGATTCTATTTATCAGTGTCCTGTTGCTTTTGCTAAGAAGGCATCTACCGATTGATGGTCCAGCTTTTACCAGTGTCTACCAAGGCTGCGTCAGAATGAATACCTTCATCGGGCTTTCAATCGCGGAAAGCCTGTTCGGCGAGAAAGGACTTTCCGCAGCCGCACTGGCGATTGCCATTATTGTGCCCCTTGTGAATGTCTCCTGTGTAATGATGTTGGCCTGGTTTGGGTCAAGCACGACTTCCCGCAAGAAGTCGATACTCATTATATCCTGCCTGAGGAATCCCCTCATCATTGCTTCGGCAATAGGATTGGCTCTAAATATCACAGGCCTGGGAATGCCGTCAGTGCTAGGCACGATGACGAGAATCTTGGCCTCTGCGGCATTGCCGGTAGGACTGCTTGCGGTTGGCGCCGCCTTGAATTTCGAGGCACTACGTCTCGCTCGAGGGATAGCGATGGCATCTTCAGTGGTAAAACTAGTCGTATTGCCATTGACCACGTACTTCCTGTTACGACTATTCGATGTAACAGGTTTAGAAGCATCAATCGCCGTCTTGTTCAATGCTCTTCCTACAGCAACTAGCGCATACATATTGGCGGGCCAGTACGGCGGAGATGCCCAATTGATGGCAAGGTTGATCACGTTTCAAACTCTGATTTCGATGATTAGCCTTCCGATCGTACTCACTTATCTTGACTTCTCTTAA